From a single Lewinella sp. LCG006 genomic region:
- a CDS encoding c-type cytochrome, which produces MRSLIIFLTPLLLLSLLAGFQPQDQPLALTAETSVAEVLEALGETPAQHRVKTDIAGVSVEVGRQLVHEGIAPYPDGEGNTRRQSKHFVCTSCHNTVKEDPDLRYADPEARLTYVAEKNIPFLPGTTLYGVVNRKTYYNGDYEKKYGDLVRPARNDLRGAIALCATECAQGRALADWEMESILAYLWTIDLKLGDLSLPASSLSTIEDAAMGKGDKKSAAALVNSYFLDHSPATFLLPPPDRIAGYEEEGDPMKGALVYQQSCLHCHGERRYSFFNLDESTYSLSFLAKHFPQYSRYSSYQVLRYGTSPSPGKRAYMPHYTEERMSNQQVEDLRAFLNKGGS; this is translated from the coding sequence ATGCGCAGTTTGATCATCTTTTTAACTCCCTTGCTTCTCCTCAGTTTATTGGCCGGTTTTCAACCTCAAGATCAGCCGCTGGCCTTGACTGCTGAAACTTCGGTAGCCGAAGTGCTTGAAGCACTAGGGGAGACGCCTGCCCAGCACCGGGTAAAAACGGATATTGCGGGCGTATCGGTTGAAGTAGGGCGGCAATTGGTGCACGAAGGTATAGCCCCTTATCCCGATGGCGAAGGGAATACCCGTCGGCAGAGCAAGCATTTTGTGTGTACCTCTTGCCATAATACGGTGAAAGAAGATCCAGATTTACGCTACGCCGATCCCGAAGCACGGCTGACTTATGTGGCAGAGAAAAACATTCCTTTTCTACCAGGTACTACCCTTTATGGAGTGGTGAATAGGAAGACCTATTACAATGGTGATTACGAAAAAAAATACGGTGATCTGGTGCGTCCCGCGCGCAATGATCTGCGCGGAGCAATTGCCCTGTGTGCTACCGAATGTGCGCAAGGGCGTGCATTGGCAGACTGGGAAATGGAATCTATTTTGGCCTATCTCTGGACGATAGATTTGAAACTGGGCGATTTATCTTTGCCTGCCAGCAGTCTTTCTACCATTGAAGACGCAGCTATGGGCAAGGGAGATAAAAAATCAGCTGCCGCCTTGGTGAATTCGTATTTCCTGGATCATTCTCCCGCTACTTTCCTTCTTCCACCCCCTGATCGCATAGCGGGTTATGAAGAGGAGGGGGATCCGATGAAAGGTGCGCTGGTGTACCAACAAAGTTGCCTGCATTGCCACGGCGAACGGCGCTATTCTTTTTTCAATCTTGACGAATCCACCTACAGTCTGAGCTTCCTGGCCAAGCATTTTCCTCAGTACAGCCGCTATTCCAGCTACCAGGTCTTGCGTTACGGCACCAGCCCCAGCCCTGGAAAACGGGCCTATATGCCTCATTACACCGAAGAACGGATGAGCAATCAGCAGGTAGAAGACCTCAGGGCTTTTTTGAATAAAGGGGGGAGTTGA
- a CDS encoding DUF5777 family beta-barrel protein encodes MTQNGTKTPLYLLALIVLLGNISLGAQEQVYRIFKDSRVVNIHSPETLPKGRLDVRISHRFGDIAGDNGGFATFYGLETASDVSIGAEYGISDRLTAGLYRAKGAGVSVEGFPGLRQLLNGVGKLRLTRQEESGGTPLSATLMGLVSLSTQEKLEGAGNEASIASFPEFSHRIASHIQLILARKFSDGFSLQVSPGYTHRNLVPFEDKNGMFSLSAGGRVQVTRTFGLLADAVFPLIDSRKSGSGYFPAIGLGFEFETSGHIFQVNLTNATALMETDFIPYTTTDWTEGQFRLGFTISRWFNL; translated from the coding sequence ATGACACAGAACGGAACAAAGACCCCTTTATACCTTTTGGCCTTGATAGTGCTACTGGGTAACATTAGCCTTGGCGCGCAGGAGCAGGTGTACCGCATCTTTAAGGACTCACGCGTAGTTAATATTCACTCGCCAGAAACCTTGCCCAAGGGGCGTCTGGATGTGAGGATCAGCCACCGCTTTGGTGATATTGCCGGGGATAATGGTGGGTTTGCTACCTTTTACGGCTTAGAGACGGCCAGTGATGTCAGTATCGGTGCCGAGTATGGTATTTCTGATCGCCTGACCGCCGGGCTTTACCGCGCCAAAGGCGCTGGCGTGTCAGTTGAAGGTTTCCCTGGTCTGCGTCAGTTATTGAATGGCGTAGGAAAATTACGCCTCACCCGACAGGAAGAAAGTGGCGGCACTCCCTTGTCGGCTACACTCATGGGCTTGGTGTCGCTTTCTACCCAAGAGAAGTTGGAAGGTGCTGGTAATGAGGCCTCCATCGCCAGTTTTCCAGAGTTCAGCCATCGGATAGCTTCGCACATTCAGTTGATCCTGGCCCGTAAATTCTCCGATGGTTTCTCCCTACAGGTAAGCCCTGGCTATACCCACCGTAATTTGGTACCGTTTGAAGACAAAAATGGCATGTTTAGCCTCAGTGCCGGAGGGCGAGTGCAGGTCACACGCACCTTTGGACTATTGGCAGATGCGGTTTTCCCATTGATTGACTCTCGTAAAAGTGGGTCTGGTTATTTTCCAGCTATTGGCCTGGGCTTTGAGTTCGAAACCAGTGGGCATATTTTTCAGGTCAACCTGACCAATGCTACTGCTTTGATGGAAACAGATTTTATCCCTTACACGACCACCGACTGGACGGAAGGTCAGTTTCGTTTAGGATTTACAATTTCTCGTTGGTTTAATCTCTAG
- a CDS encoding gliding motility-associated C-terminal domain-containing protein, translating into MKQRLLASFSSAFAHSRMEKLLLTGLLFFVGINLHAQVHCKIFFYLDPDICNTDNILLRAQPWHTMVEPITYIWSTGETTQSISIPSAVGTYSVTVTDNAGCTTSGTFEVNPTLFDYYIEVFNGCPGDPLFLGVVWNQLHEPSTFTYEWSTGDTGPSIEVSGAGFYSVTITDPATGCSTTLSRDVAYFDAPNPTISGPTSLCNSGSVTLEVQGGPYVQYYWDPYVGDFETVVITQPGTYSVTVLDENNCYGDATVEVTTGATTPIINQTVPLCGNQPGMLHVANESSFNTFQWNTGGSGPTLAIDQAGTYTVTTTDASGCTATQNFEVLPAEIGIFGNVSPLTSCTAANGSIVVNMLPFGNYTFNWSNGSQTANITGLSAGSYTITVTNEAGCSQTADFQIDDLTTMPVVTLQTTPSSCGGNNGAIAADVFPSGNYTYLWSNGEATASIDNLSEGTYSLTVTDNNGCTTTETAFVSADGGAGISLFITAFDNNSCTIPDGSIDLTILEPGSYIYLWSNGESTEDLTGIAPGAYSVTVTGSGGCSQTTSVVVGDAATLPQVGGQATPALCGQADGSINLAVSPAIGNSFAWSNGDSSEDITNLLPGDYSVTVTAANGCESLATFTVGNTDATITLQAVGADNTSCSSPNGSIDLTVAEPGSYNFLWSTGAQTEDLTQIEAGFYSVTVTDGNGCSAQTAVVVNAASDAPQLSAITQEALCQQATGSINLAVSPALGNSFAWSNGDSSEDIANLLPGDYSVTVTAANGCTATQTISVGNTDATITLLAVGADNTSCSSPNGSIDLTVAEPGSYNFLWSTGAQTEDLTQIGAGTYSVTVTDGNGCSAQTAVVVNAASDAPQLSATPQEALCQQATGSINLAVSPAIGNTFVWSNGDSSEDIANLLPGDYSVTVTAANGCTATQTISVGNTDATITLQAVSADNTSCSFPNGSIDLTILEPGSYNFLWSTGAQTEDLTQIGAGSYSVTVTDGNGCSAQTAVVVNAASDAPQLSATPQEALCQQATGSINLAVSPAIGNTFVWSNGDSSEDIANLLPGDYSVTVTAANGCTATQTISVGNTDATITLQAVSADNTSCSFPNGSIDLTILEPGSYNFLWSTGAQTEDLTQIGAGFYSVTVTDGNGCSAQTSVVVNAASDALQLSATPQEALCQQATGSINLAVSPALGNTFVWSNGDSSEDITNLLPGDYSVTVTAANGCTATQTISVGNTDASITLQAVGADNTSCSSPNGSIDLTVAEPGSYNFLWSTGAQTEDLTQIGAGTYSVTVTDGNGCSAQTAVVVNAASDAPQLSATPQEALCQQATGSINLAVSPPLGNSFAWSNGDSSEDIANLLPGDYSVTVTAANGCTATQTISVGNTDATITLQTVGADNTSCSFPNGSIDLTILEPGSYNFLWSNGAQTEDLTQIGAGTYSVTVTDGNGCSAQTAVVVNAASDAPQLSATPQEALCQQATGSINLAVSPALGNSFAWSNGDSSEDITGLLPGDYSVTVTAANGCTATQTISVGNTDASITLQAVGADNTSCSSPNGSIDLTVAEPGSYNFLWSNGAQTEDLTQIGAGFYSVTVTDGNGCSAQTAVVVNAASDAPQLSATPQEALCQQATGSINLAVSPALGNTFVWSNGDSSEDITGLLPGDYSVTVTAANGCTATQTISVGNTDATITLQAVGADNTSCSSPNGSIDLTVAEPGSYNFLWSNGAQTEDLTQIGAGTYSVTVTDGNGCSAQTSVVIAPPTLPTLQISGADTLCEGTPTTLVADAGFATYAWSNGGSTASITVQTGGVYALTVTDAGGCLATQQWTLTGLPSSLTTLTNYTCQAADTGTVVTTYTNQAGCDSVVVVHTELLATSMTEVNLSACTGETVTFDGIPIMAGDSQFFTYTSSNGCDSIVHVAVSVLSPLQVETSDAILDCTQREVVLSPLVSGGAEEDQLSFVWSDGSTEPSLLVDAAGTYSVRISNICQSTIYTMRVRYIPDETLRDAFYVPNCFSPNNDGNNDVFQVFPNPAFELLNFEFRVFDRWGDAMFLTNDIQKGWDGIFRGQEKQPEVYVWYLKAQLVLCDGSLREYFNKGDVTIVR; encoded by the coding sequence ATGAAACAACGCTTACTTGCTTCTTTTTCCAGTGCGTTTGCGCACAGTAGAATGGAAAAACTGCTCCTGACAGGACTTTTGTTTTTTGTCGGCATAAACTTACATGCGCAGGTACATTGCAAAATTTTCTTTTACCTCGACCCCGACATTTGCAACACGGACAACATCCTCCTCCGGGCACAACCGTGGCATACAATGGTGGAACCCATCACGTACATTTGGTCAACGGGCGAGACGACCCAGTCGATTTCGATACCCAGCGCCGTTGGGACTTACAGTGTGACGGTGACAGACAATGCAGGCTGTACGACCTCCGGCACCTTCGAGGTAAACCCAACGCTGTTTGATTACTACATAGAAGTATTCAATGGCTGCCCGGGGGATCCCCTCTTTTTGGGCGTTGTGTGGAATCAGTTGCATGAGCCTAGCACTTTCACCTATGAGTGGTCAACGGGCGATACCGGGCCGAGCATAGAGGTATCTGGGGCGGGCTTCTATTCGGTGACCATCACCGATCCGGCTACCGGGTGCTCCACTACTCTGTCCCGAGATGTTGCCTATTTCGACGCGCCCAATCCAACCATCAGCGGGCCTACCTCGCTTTGCAACAGCGGATCTGTAACCTTGGAAGTCCAAGGTGGGCCTTATGTACAGTATTATTGGGATCCCTATGTTGGGGATTTCGAAACGGTTGTCATCACCCAACCCGGCACGTACAGTGTCACAGTATTGGATGAAAACAATTGCTACGGCGATGCTACCGTAGAAGTAACGACAGGCGCTACGACACCTATTATTAACCAAACCGTTCCCCTTTGCGGGAATCAGCCTGGGATGTTGCACGTAGCCAATGAAAGTAGTTTCAATACATTCCAATGGAACACGGGCGGCTCGGGACCAACGCTTGCGATTGACCAGGCAGGCACTTATACGGTGACAACCACCGATGCGTCGGGCTGCACGGCTACGCAAAATTTCGAGGTACTGCCTGCTGAAATAGGGATTTTCGGGAATGTGTCACCGCTTACATCGTGTACGGCGGCCAACGGGAGCATTGTTGTGAATATGTTACCGTTTGGAAATTACACCTTCAACTGGAGCAACGGGAGCCAAACGGCCAATATTACCGGACTGTCAGCAGGCAGCTATACCATCACAGTAACCAACGAAGCTGGTTGTTCCCAAACGGCTGACTTTCAAATTGACGACCTGACCACCATGCCCGTAGTGACTTTGCAAACTACGCCCAGCAGTTGCGGCGGCAACAATGGGGCCATCGCAGCGGATGTGTTTCCATCCGGCAACTACACCTACCTTTGGAGCAACGGCGAAGCCACCGCCAGCATCGACAACCTAAGTGAAGGCACCTACAGCCTGACCGTAACAGACAATAACGGATGTACCACCACAGAAACCGCTTTCGTTTCGGCTGACGGCGGAGCGGGCATTTCTTTGTTTATCACTGCTTTTGACAACAATTCCTGCACCATCCCTGACGGCAGTATCGACTTGACCATTCTAGAACCCGGCAGCTACATCTATTTGTGGTCGAACGGCGAATCCACCGAAGACTTGACTGGCATCGCACCCGGCGCGTATTCCGTCACCGTCACGGGCAGCGGCGGCTGTAGCCAAACCACTTCCGTCGTCGTCGGCGACGCTGCTACGCTACCACAAGTCGGTGGCCAAGCCACGCCCGCGCTGTGCGGCCAGGCCGATGGCAGCATTAACTTGGCGGTCTCCCCTGCCATCGGTAACTCCTTCGCCTGGTCGAATGGCGACTCCTCCGAAGACATCACCAATCTGCTGCCTGGTGATTACTCCGTCACCGTCACGGCGGCCAATGGGTGCGAATCTCTTGCCACATTCACCGTCGGCAACACCGATGCGACGATCACCTTGCAGGCCGTAGGTGCGGACAACACCTCCTGCTCATCCCCCAACGGCAGCATCGACCTCACCGTCGCCGAACCCGGCAGCTACAACTTCCTCTGGTCAACCGGCGCACAAACCGAAGATCTTACGCAAATCGAAGCGGGCTTCTATTCCGTCACCGTCACCGATGGGAATGGGTGTTCGGCGCAGACAGCCGTCGTCGTTAATGCAGCTTCAGACGCACCCCAACTATCTGCCATAACGCAGGAAGCACTCTGTCAGCAGGCCACGGGCAGCATCAACTTGGCGGTATCCCCTGCCCTCGGCAACTCCTTCGCTTGGTCCAATGGCGACTCCTCCGAAGACATTGCAAATCTGCTGCCTGGTGATTACTCCGTCACCGTCACGGCAGCCAATGGGTGTACCGCCACACAGACAATATCCGTCGGCAACACCGATGCGACCATCACCTTGCTGGCCGTAGGTGCGGACAACACCTCCTGCTCATCCCCCAACGGCAGCATCGACCTCACCGTCGCCGAGCCCGGCAGCTACAACTTCCTCTGGTCAACCGGCGCACAAACTGAAGATCTTACGCAAATCGGAGCGGGCACCTACTCCGTCACCGTCACCGATGGAAATGGGTGTTCGGCGCAGACAGCCGTCGTCGTTAATGCTGCTTCTGACGCTCCCCAACTGTCCGCCACACCGCAGGAGGCACTTTGCCAGCAGGCTACGGGCAGCATCAACTTGGCGGTATCCCCTGCCATCGGCAACACTTTTGTGTGGTCCAATGGCGACTCCTCCGAAGACATTGCAAATCTGCTGCCTGGTGATTACTCCGTCACCGTCACGGCAGCCAATGGATGTACCGCCACACAGACAATATCCGTCGGCAATACCGATGCGACGATCACCTTGCAGGCCGTCAGCGCGGACAACACCTCCTGCTCATTCCCCAACGGCAGTATCGACTTGACCATTCTAGAACCCGGCAGCTACAACTTTCTCTGGTCAACCGGCGCACAAACCGAAGATCTTACCCAAATCGGAGCGGGCTCCTATTCCGTCACCGTCACAGATGGGAATGGGTGTTCGGCGCAGACAGCCGTCGTCGTTAATGCAGCTTCAGACGCTCCCCAACTGTCCGCCACACCGCAGGAGGCACTTTGCCAGCAGGCTACGGGCAGCATCAACTTGGCGGTATCCCCTGCCATCGGCAACACTTTTGTGTGGTCGAATGGCGACTCCTCCGAAGACATTGCAAATCTGCTGCCTGGTGATTACTCCGTCACCGTCACGGCAGCCAATGGGTGTACCGCCACACAGACAATATCCGTCGGCAACACCGATGCGACGATCACCTTGCAGGCCGTCAGCGCGGACAACACCTCCTGCTCATTCCCCAACGGCAGTATCGACTTGACCATTCTAGAACCCGGCAGCTACAACTTTCTCTGGTCAACCGGCGCACAAACCGAAGATCTTACCCAAATCGGAGCGGGCTTCTATTCCGTCACCGTCACCGACGGGAATGGGTGTTCGGCGCAGACAAGCGTCGTCGTCAATGCTGCTTCAGACGCTCTCCAACTATCCGCCACACCGCAGGAAGCACTCTGTCAGCAGGCTACAGGCAGCATCAACTTGGCAGTATCCCCTGCCCTCGGCAACACTTTTGTGTGGTCGAATGGCGACTCCTCCGAAGACATCACCAATCTGCTGCCTGGTGATTACTCCGTCACCGTCACGGCGGCCAATGGATGTACCGCCACACAGACAATATCCGTCGGCAATACTGATGCCTCTATCACCTTGCAGGCCGTAGGTGCGGACAACACCTCCTGCTCATCCCCCAACGGCAGTATCGACCTCACCGTCGCCGAGCCCGGCAGCTACAACTTCCTCTGGTCAACCGGCGCACAAACCGAAGATCTTACGCAAATCGGAGCGGGGACCTATTCCGTCACCGTCACCGATGGGAATGGGTGTTCGGCACAAACAGCCGTCGTCGTTAATGCAGCTTCTGACGCTCCCCAACTGTCCGCCACACCGCAGGAGGCACTTTGCCAGCAGGCTACGGGCAGCATCAACTTGGCAGTATCCCCTCCCCTGGGCAACTCCTTCGCCTGGTCCAATGGCGACTCCTCCGAAGACATTGCAAATCTGCTGCCTGGTGATTACTCCGTCACCGTCACGGCGGCCAATGGATGTACCGCCACACAGACAATATCCGTCGGCAATACCGATGCAACGATCACCTTGCAAACCGTCGGCGCGGACAACACCTCCTGCTCATTCCCCAACGGCAGTATCGACTTGACCATTCTAGAACCCGGCAGCTACAACTTTCTCTGGTCGAACGGCGCACAAACCGAAGACCTTACGCAAATCGGCGCAGGAACCTATTCCGTCACCGTCACCGATGGGAATGGGTGTTCGGCGCAGACAGCCGTCGTCGTTAATGCAGCTTCTGACGCTCCCCAACTGTCCGCCACACCGCAGGAGGCACTCTGCCAGCAGGCTACAGGCAGCATCAACTTGGCGGTATCCCCTGCCCTCGGCAACTCCTTCGCTTGGTCCAATGGCGACTCCTCGGAAGACATTACGGGGTTGCTACCTGGCGACTATTCCGTCACCGTCACGGCAGCCAATGGATGTACCGCCACACAGACAATATCCGTCGGCAACACCGATGCCTCTATCACCTTGCAGGCCGTCGGCGCAGACAACACCTCCTGCTCATCCCCCAACGGCAGCATCGACCTCACCGTCGCCGAACCCGGCAGCTACAACTTTCTCTGGTCGAACGGCGCACAAACCGAAGATCTTACGCAAATCGGAGCGGGCTTCTATTCCGTCACCGTCACCGACGGGAATGGGTGTTCGGCGCAGACAGCCGTCGTCGTTAATGCAGCTTCTGACGCTCCCCAACTGTCCGCCACACCGCAGGAGGCACTCTGTCAGCAGGCTACGGGAAGCATCAACTTGGCGGTATCCCCTGCCCTCGGCAACACTTTTGTGTGGTCGAATGGCGACTCCTCGGAAGACATCACGGGGTTGCTGCCTGGCGACTATTCCGTCACCGTCACGGCAGCCAATGGGTGTACCGCCACACAGACAATATCCGTCGGCAACACCGATGCGACGATCACCTTGCAGGCCGTAGGTGCAGACAACACCTCCTGCTCATCTCCCAACGGCAGCATCGACCTCACCGTCGCCGAGCCCGGCAGCTACAACTTTCTCTGGTCGAACGGCGCACAAACCGAAGATCTTACGCAAATCGGAGCGGGCACCTATTCCGTCACCGTCACCGATGGAAATGGGTGTTCGGCGCAGACAAGCGTCGTGATAGCCCCGCCAACGCTTCCAACCCTACAGATAAGTGGTGCGGACACTTTGTGCGAAGGTACGCCGACCACCTTGGTCGCTGATGCTGGATTTGCGACATACGCCTGGTCAAATGGGGGGAGTACGGCCAGTATCACCGTCCAGACGGGTGGGGTTTACGCATTGACGGTGACGGATGCAGGCGGATGCCTGGCCACACAGCAATGGACACTGACGGGCCTGCCCAGCAGCCTGACGACGCTCACCAACTATACCTGCCAGGCCGCGGACACGGGGACGGTGGTGACGACCTACACCAACCAAGCCGGATGCGACAGCGTGGTCGTCGTACATACGGAACTGTTGGCTACGAGCATGACGGAGGTGAATCTATCGGCTTGCACAGGCGAAACAGTCACTTTTGACGGCATTCCCATCATGGCGGGCGACAGCCAGTTTTTTACCTATACTTCCAGCAATGGTTGCGACTCCATCGTCCATGTGGCGGTTTCGGTGCTGTCTCCGCTGCAAGTTGAGACTAGCGATGCCATCCTCGACTGCACGCAGCGGGAAGTGGTGCTTAGCCCCCTTGTATCGGGTGGTGCAGAAGAAGATCAATTGTCATTTGTCTGGTCAGATGGTTCTACTGAGCCCAGTTTATTGGTAGATGCAGCTGGTACCTACTCTGTACGGATTTCCAATATTTGCCAGAGCACTATTTACACCATGCGGGTCCGCTACATTCCGGATGAAACATTGCGGGATGCTTTCTATGTTCCCAACTGTTTTTCCCCGAATAACGATGGCAACAATGACGTGTTCCAGGTATTCCCCAACCCTGCTTTTGAGCTGCTCAACTTCGAGTTCAGGGTATTTGATCGTTGGGGTGATGCTATGTTCCTAACCAACGACATCCAAAAGGGTTGGGACGGAATTTTCAGGGGGCAAGAAAAACAGCCCGAAGTTTATGTCTGGTACCTCAAAGCCCAACTGGTTCTTTGCGACGGAAGTCTGAGGGAATACTTCAACAAAGGGGATGTGACGATTGTCCGATGA
- a CDS encoding S26 family signal peptidase encodes MSWFAWMMIIGYVLLSVSLYKIFEKAGEAGWKGLVPGLNFVVWSKLVGRPGWWAIWMLVPIVNVFIYSGLAVDMVRSFGKYRFLDSFLAVVGAPFYFFFLGTRPEEKYLGPTIPAEKEYAAKLAEAQEKGSKRQYEKLVKENPYRKGQSREWAEAIIFAVFAAALIRLFLIEAYVIPTSSMEGSLMVGDFLFVSKAHYGIRTPKTVAMIPLLHNVIPKFGGESYWEKPSLKPVRLPALEEIEHNSPVVFNLPAGDSVYIFPDRTWTVDDVRYGMVRDANPRYDQIIKSGAKELVTRPLDKRDHYIKRCIGLPGDTLQVIDRQVYIDGKPAENPTNMQFLYVVTFPSTTINEQPFADWGISEEDNIRDDRAPNVRYIFMSEDQKAKVQGMDPAIKIENYQFPTDASRGYNPDRLFPHDSKNYGPWTVDNYGPIWIPKKGVTIPINLQNINMFRRIIGVYEENDLSFANGQILINGTPATEYTFKMDYYWMMGDNRHNSEDSRVWGFVPEDHIVGKPLFIWFSLKEGSIAKGVNWSRVFSSADKR; translated from the coding sequence ATGTCTTGGTTTGCCTGGATGATGATCATTGGTTATGTGCTCCTGAGTGTGAGCCTGTACAAAATATTTGAGAAAGCCGGCGAGGCGGGCTGGAAAGGGCTGGTGCCCGGGCTCAACTTCGTAGTATGGAGCAAACTGGTCGGTCGCCCGGGCTGGTGGGCGATATGGATGTTGGTGCCGATAGTTAATGTATTTATTTATTCCGGTCTGGCAGTGGACATGGTACGTTCTTTCGGGAAGTACCGTTTTCTCGACAGCTTCCTGGCCGTGGTAGGAGCGCCTTTCTACTTCTTTTTTCTAGGTACACGACCTGAGGAGAAATACCTGGGGCCTACTATTCCTGCGGAAAAAGAATATGCTGCTAAATTGGCGGAAGCACAGGAAAAAGGCAGCAAGCGGCAGTACGAGAAGTTGGTAAAAGAAAACCCTTATCGCAAAGGTCAGAGCCGCGAATGGGCGGAAGCCATCATCTTTGCGGTCTTTGCAGCAGCACTCATTCGTCTGTTCCTGATTGAAGCTTACGTGATTCCCACCTCTTCGATGGAGGGGTCGCTGATGGTTGGCGATTTTCTTTTTGTAAGTAAAGCGCATTACGGTATTCGTACGCCGAAGACGGTCGCTATGATCCCGCTGCTCCACAATGTCATTCCTAAGTTTGGTGGGGAATCCTACTGGGAGAAACCCAGCCTGAAACCGGTGCGTTTGCCTGCGCTGGAAGAGATTGAACACAACTCGCCCGTGGTCTTCAACCTACCTGCGGGTGACAGTGTCTACATCTTCCCCGATCGCACCTGGACGGTAGACGATGTGCGCTACGGCATGGTACGGGATGCCAACCCCCGCTATGATCAGATCATAAAATCAGGTGCCAAAGAACTGGTGACCCGTCCGTTGGATAAGCGTGACCACTATATCAAAAGGTGTATTGGCCTACCTGGAGATACACTACAAGTCATCGACCGACAGGTATACATCGACGGAAAACCCGCCGAGAATCCTACCAATATGCAATTCCTCTACGTAGTGACCTTCCCTTCCACTACGATCAATGAGCAGCCTTTTGCAGACTGGGGAATTTCTGAAGAAGATAATATTCGGGATGATCGTGCACCTAACGTGCGGTATATCTTCATGTCGGAAGACCAAAAAGCAAAGGTTCAGGGCATGGACCCTGCCATAAAAATTGAAAATTATCAGTTTCCTACCGATGCCAGTAGAGGCTACAACCCCGATCGGCTGTTTCCGCACGATAGCAAAAACTATGGCCCTTGGACGGTAGATAACTATGGCCCGATCTGGATTCCTAAAAAAGGAGTAACGATTCCAATCAACCTGCAAAATATAAACATGTTTCGCCGGATCATTGGGGTGTACGAAGAAAACGACCTTTCTTTCGCCAATGGCCAGATCCTGATCAACGGAACACCCGCAACGGAGTATACCTTCAAAATGGATTACTACTGGATGATGGGGGATAACCGCCACAACTCAGAAGATAGCCGGGTATGGGGCTTCGTTCCTGAAGACCATATCGTGGGCAAGCCACTGTTTATCTGGTTCAGCCTCAAAGAAGGCAGCATCGCCAAAGGCGTCAACTGGAGCCGGGTTTTCAGCAGTGCTGACAAGCGGTAA
- a CDS encoding PorP/SprF family type IX secretion system membrane protein codes for MMSFRQLALGLCLFFTVGILSAQQLSLFTQYRENATILNPAAVESDFLAYGQPITLGASYRSQWNGIAGNPRTQALRFSFIGDGSGASLLTGGYIMNDQTGPTGFTGIYGRIGAVISGDPEYSGLAVAISGGLVQYRVNANEINLRDPNDVLGMNNQTEMFPDVGAGIYFYQMLSGAMDGDMFYAGVSVPQVAGIDLTFKNDAGEFAVQRVKHFYGMVGLYHFFRNDGYIEPSLWIKYVNGAPINADLNFRYQTPAALWIGTGASSSGNFHFEAGFNLGDNVGFYNNLKIGYGYDYSFSSFGPSVGNTHELQVSYSFDR; via the coding sequence ATGATGAGCTTTCGCCAGTTGGCGTTGGGTTTATGCTTATTTTTTACGGTAGGCATCCTTAGCGCACAGCAACTTTCCCTCTTTACGCAATACCGCGAAAACGCGACGATTCTCAACCCGGCGGCCGTCGAAAGCGATTTTCTCGCTTATGGCCAACCGATAACCCTGGGCGCTAGTTATCGCTCCCAGTGGAACGGTATCGCTGGCAACCCCCGCACGCAAGCGCTGCGCTTCTCCTTTATTGGAGATGGCTCGGGCGCTTCTTTACTTACGGGTGGTTACATTATGAATGACCAGACAGGGCCTACGGGCTTCACGGGTATTTATGGCCGCATCGGAGCTGTCATTTCTGGCGATCCTGAATACAGCGGTCTCGCCGTTGCCATTTCTGGTGGCTTGGTACAATACCGTGTCAACGCCAATGAAATCAACCTCCGCGATCCTAATGATGTACTGGGCATGAACAACCAGACCGAAATGTTTCCTGACGTGGGCGCTGGTATCTATTTCTATCAGATGCTAAGCGGTGCCATGGACGGCGATATGTTTTATGCTGGGGTTTCTGTGCCTCAGGTCGCTGGTATCGACCTGACGTTCAAAAACGATGCAGGCGAGTTTGCCGTACAACGGGTGAAACACTTTTATGGGATGGTGGGCTTGTACCATTTCTTCCGTAATGATGGTTACATTGAACCTTCTCTTTGGATTAAGTACGTGAATGGTGCTCCCATCAACGCGGACCTTAACTTCCGTTACCAGACGCCCGCAGCCTTATGGATTGGTACGGGTGCTTCTTCATCCGGTAACTTTCACTTTGAAGCAGGCTTCAACCTGGGCGATAATGTCGGTTTTTATAATAACCTCAAAATTGGTTATGGTTACGACTATTCCTTCAGCTCTTTTGGTCCTTCGGTAGGTAATACCCACGAGTTGCAGGTATCCTATTCTTTTGATCGTTAA